A region from the Prionailurus viverrinus isolate Anna chromosome E2, UM_Priviv_1.0, whole genome shotgun sequence genome encodes:
- the SLC17A7 gene encoding vesicular glutamate transporter 1 produces the protein MEFRQEEFRKLAGRALGRLHRLLEKRQEGAETLELSADGRPVTTQTRDPPVVDCTCFGLPRRYIIAIMSGLGFCISFGIRCNLGVAIVSMVNNSTTHRGGHVVVQKAQFNWDPETVGLIHGSFFWGYIVTQIPGGFICQKFAANRVFGFAIVATSTLNMLIPSAARVHYGCVIFVRILQGLVEGVTYPACHGIWSKWAPPLERSRLATTAFCGSYAGAVVAMPLAGVLVQYSGWSSVFYVYGSFGIFWYLFWLLVSYESPALHPSISEEERKYIEDAIGESAKLMNPVTKFNTPWRRFFTSMPVYAIIVANFCRSWTFYLLLISQPAYFEEVFGFEISKVGLVSALPHLVMTIIVPIGGQIADFLRSRRIMSTTNVRKLMNCGGFGMEATLLLVVGYSHSKGVAISFLVLAVGFSGFAISGFNVNHLDIAPRYASILMGISNGVGTLSGMVCPIIVGAMTKHKTREEWQYVFLIASLVHYGGVIFYGVFASGEKQPWAEPEEMSEEKCGFVGHDQLAGSDESEMEDEAEPPGAPPAPPPSYGATHSTVQPPRPPPPVRDY, from the exons ATGGAGTTCCGTCAGGAGGAGTTTCGGAAGCTAGCGGGTCGCGCCCTCGGGAGGCTGCACCG CCTTCTGGAGAAGCGGCAGGAAGGTGCAGAGACGCTAGAGCTGAGTGCGGACGGGCGCCCGGTGACGACGCAGACCCGGGATCCGCCGGTAGTGGACTGCACCTGTTTCGGTCTCCCTCGCCGCTACATTATCGCCATCATGAGCGGTCTGGGCTTCTGCATCAGCTTTGGGATCCGCTGCAACCTGGGCGTGGCCATCGTCTCCATGGTCAACAACAGCACGACCCACCGCGGGGGCCACGTGGTGGTGCAG AAAGCTCAATTTAACTGGGATCCAGAGACTGTTGGCCTCATACACGGCTCCTTTTTCTGGGGCTACATTGTCACCCAGATTCCCGGAGGATTTATTTGCCAGAAATTCGCAGCCAACAG GGTTTTCGGCTTTGCTATTGTGGCTACATCCACTCTAAACATGCTGATCCCCTCGGCTGCCCGAGTCCACTATGGCTGTGTCATCTTCGTGAGGATCCTGCAGGGGTTGGTAGAG GGGGTCACGTACCCCGCCTGCCACGGGATCTGGAGCAAATGGGCCCCGCCCCTAGAGCGGAGTCGCTTGGCAACAACAGCCTTCTGCG GTTCCTATGCTGGGGCGGTGGTCGCGATGCCTCTCGCCGGGGTCCTGGTGCAGTACTCAGGATGGAGCTCTGTGTTCTACGTCTACG GCAGCTTCGGGATCTTTTGGTACCTGTTCTGGCTGCTCGTCTCCTACGAGTCCCCGGCTCTGCACCCCAGCATTTCGGAAGAGGAGCGCAAGTACATCGAGGACGCCATCGGCGAGAGCgccaaactcatgaacccggtCACG aagttTAACACACCCTGGCGGCGCTTCTTTACTTCCATGCCAGTCTACGCCATCATCGTGGCTAACTTCTGCCGCAGTTGGACGTTCTACCTGCTCCTTATCTCCCAGCCCGCCTACTTCGAAGAGGTGTTCGGCTTCGAGATCAGCAAG GTGGGCCTGGTGTCAGCGTTGCCCCATCTGGTCATGACCATCATCGTGCCCATCGGCGGCCAGATCGCGGACTTCCTGAGGAGCCGCCGCATCATGTCCACGACTAACGTGCGCAAGTTGATGAACTGTGGAG GCTTCGGCATGGAAGCCACGCTGCTGCTGGTGGTCGGCTACTCGCACTCCAAGGGCGTGGCCATCTCCTTCCTGGTCCTCGCCGTGGGCTTCAGCGGCTTCGCCATCTCTG GGTTCAACGTGAACCACCTGGACATCGCCCCGCGCTACGCCAGCATCCTCATGGGCATCTCCAACGGCGTGGGCACGTTGTCAGGCATGGTGTGCCCCATCATCGTGGGTGCCATGACTAAGCACAAG actCGGGAAGAGTGGCAGTACGTATTCCTAATCGCCTCCCTGGTGCACTATGGGGGTGTCATCTTCTACGGGGTCTTCGCTTCTGGAGAGAAGCAGCCGTGGGCGGAGCCTGAGGAGATGAGCGAAGAGAAGTGTGGCTTCGTTGGCCACGACCAGCTGGCTGGCAGTGACGAAAGCGAAATGGAGGATGAGGCTGAACCCCCCGGGGcaccccctgctccccctccttCTTATGGGGCCACACACAGCACAGTTCAGCCCCCAagacccccaccccctgtccgGGACTACTGA
- the GFY gene encoding Golgi-associated olfactory signaling regulator, producing the protein MKSLCPILFVLIFLLARLGSKADPSASPLTGSDLPEMGHPSQTPPPASENSTGDQPNPDSPVATYPEPSKIPHAVSPEPSRPDFPETPNHDLQESPHPESPETPTSNSLNTSISDSLETPQINPSKITHPEPSAAPKPDPTDIPHPESPETLKPSPSKTSHPEFPETPNPDPTQTPHQESPEIPKLNSIEVSRAEVPETPNPDPTKSLHPKTPETPNPDTTETPHSESLQTLYPDSTESPHPESHVTSSPNPTEIPQTESPTTHYQDATENPMTSDPEISASLHSETTTPFKDEAPAALNELPLKPKAETPAVTQPDSLKLPTSQSPGTVELKASQDPSPKEPDALLPSARIAGPPAPPGSPRQLAPATPRVPQRRSRGERVNTIIVVERVEETGVTLVGRPRGAAGGALCLFLAGIGLLIGIFLLLWCLYRRAARHRPFAHHRLPNDGDEPVMHLEAPKDPYDLYFYAPDAWVPSHIATKQPPPTPPLPPKLPPPPCGRRPQSLEPLSPATLPNNFV; encoded by the exons ATGAAAtccctctgccccatcctcttcgtcctcatcttcctcctcgcCAGGCTGGGTTCCAAGGCTGACCCTTCGGCCTCACCGCTTACAGGCTCCGACCTCCCTGAGATGGGCCACCCTTCTCAGACCCCCCCTCCTGCTTCTGAGAATTCCACTGGAGACCAGCCTAACCCAGATTCCCCCGTGGCTACTTATCCTGAGCCCTCCAAAATACCTCATGCAGTTTCCCCTGAACCCTCCCGCCCTGACTTCCCTGAGACTCCCAACCATGACCTCCAAGAAAGCCCACACCCAGAGTCTCCTGAGACTCCTACATCTAACTCACTCAACACCTCAATATCGGACTCCCTGGAGACCCCCCAAATTAACCCCTCCAAAATAACACATCCAGAACCTTCTGCGGCCCCCAAACCTGACCCAACTGATATCCCACACCCAGAATCTCCTGAGACCCTCAAACCTAGTCCCTCCAAAACTTCACACCCAGAATTTCCTGAAACCCCAAACCCTGACCCTACACAAACTCCACACCAAGAATCCCCAGAGATTCCCAAACTTAACTCTATCGAAGTCTCACGTGCAGAAGTCCCTGAGACGCCAAATCCTGACCCCACCAAGAGCCTTCACCCCAAAACTCCAGAAACCCCAAACCCTGACACCACTGAAACCCCCCACTCTGAATCCCTCCAGACCCTGTATCCTGACTCTACTGAAAGCCCCCACCCAGAATCCCATGTAACCAGCAGCCCCAACCCCACTGAAATTCCCCAGACAGAATCCCCCACAACCCACTACCAAGATGCAACAGAGAACCCCATGACCTCGGACCCTGAGATCTCCGCCAGTCTTCACTCAGAAACCACTACACCTTTCAAGGACGAAGCACCAGCTGCCCTAAATGAGCTGCCCCTGAAGCCCAAAGCAGAAACCCCTGCAGTCACCCAGCCTGACTCCCTTAAATTGCCCACCTCACAGTCTCCTGGCACAGTTGAGTTGAAGGCCTCCCAGGACCCTAGCCCTAAAGAGCCTGACGCCCTTCTTCCCTCAGCCCGGATTGCGGGCCCCCCTGCTCCTCCAGGGTCCCCCCGTCAGTTGGCCCCTGCCACTCCGCGGGTCCCCCAGCGGCGCAGCCGAGGTGAGAGAGTCAACACTATCATCGTGGTGGAACGAGTGGAGGAGACCG GTGTGACCCTGGTGGGGCGCCCCCGGGGCGCGGCGGGAGGGGCCCTCTGCCTATTCCTCGCGGGGATCGGCCTGCTGATCGGCATTTTCCTGCTGCTGTGGTGTCTCTACCGCCGGGCGGCTCGACACCGGCCCTTCGCACATCACCGGCTTCCAAACGACGGAGATGAACCTG TTATGCATTTGGAAGCCCCGAAGGACCCCTACGACCTCTACTTTTACGCGCCGGATGCCTGGGTCCCTTCACACATCGCCACCAAACAGCCGCCGCCCACCCCCCCGCTGCCGCCCAAGCTGCCCCCGCCGCCCTGCGGGAGGCgcccccagagcctggagccgctctCCCCCGCCACGCTCCCCAACAACTTCGTGTGA
- the PIH1D1 gene encoding PIH1 domain-containing protein 1, whose amino-acid sequence MADSKLLVPELNEAEKMGAETMRFEELLRQASKELQQAQTSRPESTQIQPQPGFCIKTNSSEGKVFINICHSPSIPPPADVTEDELLQMLEEDQAGFRIPMSLGEPHAELDAKGQGCTAYDVAVNSDFYRRMQNSDFLRELVVTIAREGLEDKYSLQLNPEWRMLKNRPFLGSISQQNIRSQQRPRIQELGNLYTPDSPRPEEGPEKPHLNLWLEAPDLLLAEIDLPKLDGALGLSLEIGENRVVLGGPQQLYHLDACIPLRINSEESKAAFHRKRKQLMVAMPLLSVSS is encoded by the exons CGAGGAGCTACTGCGGCAG GCCTCCAAGGAGCTCCAGCAAGCCCAGACAAGCAGACCAGAATCCACACAGATCCAACCTCAACCTG GTTTCTGCATAAAGACCAACTCCTCCGAAGGGAAGGTTTTCATCAACATCTGTCactctccttccatccctcctccGGCTGATGTGACCGAGGACGAGCTGCTTCAAATGCTGGAGGAAGACCAAGCCGGGTTTCGCATCCCCATGAGCCTGGGAGAGCCTCATGCAGAACTGGACGCAA AAGGCCAGGGTTGTACCGCCTACGACGTAGCGGTGAACAGCGACTTCTACCGGAGGATGCAG AACAGCGATTTCTTGCGGGAGCTCGTGGTCACCATCGCCAGGGAGGGCCTTGAGGACAAATACAGTCTTCAGCTGAATCCAG AGTGGCGCATGTTGAAGAACCGACCTTTCCTGGGCTCCATCTCCCAGCAAAATATCCGCTCCCAACAGCGTCCTCGGATCCAGGAGCTGGGAAACCTATACACTCCCGACTCCCCGAGACCTGAGGAAGG CCCCGAGAAGCCTCACCTGAACCTTTGGCTGGAAGCCCCTGACCTCCTCTTGGCTGAAATTGACCTCCCCAAACTG GATGGAGCTCTGGGGCTGTCGCTGGAGATTGGGGAGAACCGGGTAGTGTTGGGGGGCCCCCAGCAGCTGTACCATCTGGATGCCTGTATCCCCCTGCGGATCAACTCTGAGGAGAGCAAGGCAGCCTTCCATAGGAAGAGAAAG CAATTGATGGTGGCCATGCCCCTCCTGTCGGTGTCTTCTTGA